CGCGCAGCCAGTTCAGCGTGTCGCGCAGGCCGTCCTTGAGCGAGACCTTCTGCTCCCAGCCGAGGATGCGCTTCGCACGGTCGTTCGCCAGCCAGACGTGCTCGTGGTTCGTGGCCTGCCGCGTGATGACCGGCTCCAGGTCCGGGCGGTCCGCCACCTCAATCATCAGCCGCACCAGCGCCAGCACGCTGATCGGGTGGTCGGGGTGGATGTTGAACGCCCGCCCGCGCACGTCCATGCCGGCTGCCCGCTCGGCCAGCAGCGTGTACGCCTGCACGATGTCCGAGACGTGCAGGTAGCCCTTGCTCGGGGAGCCGTCGCTGCGGATCACCGGCCGCTCGCCGCGCAGCAGCGAGAGCAGGGTGCCAGGGATGATGTGGTCGAGATGAGCGTCGGCCGGCCCGAAGATGTTTGACGTCCGGGCGATGGCGATGGGCATACCGTAGCTCGCCGCGTAGCAGCGGGCCACGATGTCCGTGCAGGCCTTGGACGCGGCATAGGGGTCGTTGCCGTTCAGCGCGAACGACTCGTCGAACGGGCTCCGGTCCTGGTCGCCGTAGGCCGTCAGGCTGGACGCCACGGCGATGGTGTCGATGTGGCCGTAGTTGCGGGCGGCGTCGAGGACGCACCACGTCCCGCGCACGTTCGACTCGAACGCCGGGATCGGCGAGCCCTTCGAGATGGCGATGCTCGACTGCGCCGCCAGGTGGATCAGCGACTGGATGCCGTTCTTCTGGAGCAGCGCCTCGATCTTCGGCTGATCGGTGAGGTCGCCCAGGGTCAGGTTGACCTTCTCGCGCAGGCCGGGGTGCAGGTCCAGGCAGCCGTTCGGGGCGCGGTCGTAGCCGTACACCTCCGCGCCGTGCCCCACGAGCGATTCGATCAGATGAGCCGCGACAAAGCCATTCGGGCCGGTGACGAGCACCCGTCGGCCCGTCCAGAAGGTTCGATCAGGCATGCATGTCCATTCGTGTCAGTCGGCGTGCGCGGGGCGCGTCGGCAGTGTGTTGGGGGAAAGTGTACGGGGCAGCGGCGCGGCGCGTCAGCAGACCATCGCCTGTCAGTGGTCGGCGAGCGCCGTCAGCCCCTGCTGGGCTTCGAGAATGATCTCACACAGCTCGCGGACCGCGCCCTCGCCGCCCTTCGCCTCGGTGATGACGTGGGCGACGGACTTCGGCAGGCGGCTGGCGTCCTTGACGGCGGCTGCCAGCCCGACGTGGGCCAGCAGCTCGTAGTCGTTGACGTCGTCCCCGATGTAGGCGACCTCGTCCAGCGTCAGGCCCAGCTCGCCGAGCAGCTGCTTCATCACGGTGAGCTTGTCGGTGATGCCGATGAACACGTGGTCGATCCGCATCTTGGCGCCGCGCCGCCGGACCATCTCGGTGCTCTCGCGGGTCAGGATCGCCGTCTTGAGGCCGGCCTGCCGCACCAGGGCCACGCCCATGCCGTCGCGAGTGTTGAACTTCTTCAGCTCGTCGCCGCTCTCGGTGTAGTACATGCCGGCGTCGGTGAGGACGCCGTCCACATCCATGGCGACGAGTTTGATCTTGCGGGCGCGTGCGCGCACATCAGGCGACATCGACACTTACCCTCGCCGCCACTTGATCGCCTCGTTCGGGACCAGCGTGTCGCCGGGGATCTCCGACTCGGCCACGACGCCCACCAGGTACGGCAACGTGTTCGGGCGGAGGCCGCTGCCTGGCCCCTTGACCGTCAGCATGTCGGCGGTAATCATCGTGCCGGCCGGGATCGTCTGCTTCGCCACGACGCTCTTGGCGAGCCGGTCGCGGACCGGCTTCTCGGCGTCGAGCAGCCTCTTCTCGGACGAGCCGAGCGCCTTCTCGATGTTCCGGATGTTGCGGACCAGCCGCTTGAGGCCGTCCGGCTCCAGCGAGGCCGCGTGGTCCGGCCCGATCATCGTGCGGTCGATAGTGAAGTGCCGCTCGACCACGTTCGCGCCGATGGCGACGGCCGCCTCGGTGGGGGCCAGCCCGCGCTCGTGGCCGGAGTAGCCCACCACGCAGCCGTACCGCGCCTTGTAGGTGAGGATCACCCGCAGGTTGAGCTGATCGTTGTCGGCGGGGTAGGTGCTGGTGCACTGGAACAGCACCAGTTGATCGTTGTGGCGGCGGACCGTGGCCACGGCCTCGTCAACCTCGGCCAGGTCGCTCATACCGGTCGAGAGCAGGACCGGCTTGCCCGTCTTCGCCACGTACTCGATCAGCGGCAGGTTGGAGCAGTCCGCCGAGGCGATCTTGTAGGCCGGGATGCCCAGCGCTTCGAGGAAATCAACGCTGTTTGGATCCCAGGCGCTCGCCAGCAGGGTGATGCCGCGCGTCTTCGCATGGGCGATCAGGTCGGCGTAGACCTCAGCCGACAGCTCCAGCTTCTCGCGGTGCTCGCCGTAGGTCGCGCCGAGGGAGGTCGGGACGGTGTATGGCCGCTCCAGCGCCGCCGCGATCAGGATGTCCGAGACGGTCCGCTTCTGGAACTTGACGGCGTCCGCGCCGGCGTCGGCGGCGATGTCGATCAGCTTCTTCGCCAGGGCCGGGTCGCCGTTGTGGTTCACGCCGGCCTCGGCGATGATGTAGCACGGCTGCGCTTCGCCGACGGGCCGCCCGGCGATCTCGATGGTGCTCAGAGACATAGCGTTCCCTCCTGCCGCAGCAGCCCCAGGACCGCCTCAGCGATGATGAAGTCGTGGTCGGTGTCCAGGTCGACACACGGCTCGGGATTGACGAGGTATGGGACGGTGTGCTCGCCGATGGTCGAGCCGCGCTCCACCACCTCGGTCCGCATCACGTCCACCAGCCCGGCCGACCAGTACGCCGGCTCCAGGATCTGGCGCGGGCAGTCTGGCCCGAGCTGTCGCCAGAGCGGCGTGTCCTCGTACGGCCCGAGGCGGCCGTCGTGCATCTTCCACATCTTGTGCGGGTGGTGCTGCTCGCGGTACACCGACTTCACGCAGTCGGCCCCGGTCTCGCGCAGCAGCCGCACGACGTCGTCGATCTGGCGCGGCTCGCGGAACGGGAGCGTCGGGCGCAGATGGACGATCATGTCCGGGCGGTAGCCCTCGTGCTCGCCGAGCCAGCGCACGGCGTGCTGGAAGACCGGCAGATCGGGCGTGTTGTCCTGGGCGTACTCGGCCGGCCGCAAGAATGGCACGTCGGCCCCCAGCGAGCGGGCGACCTCCGCGATCTCCTCGTCGTCGGTCGAGACGATGCAGCGGTCAAGCTCGGTGGCGGCCTTCGCCGCGTCGATGCTCCACTGGATCAGCGGCCTGCCGCCGAGCAGCTTGAGGTTCTTGCGCGGGACTTGCTTCGAGCCGCCGCGCGCCGGGATGACCGCCAGCGCCGTCAACTGACGCCCCCCGGTGGTGGTTCCGCCGTGTGTTCCGTTCGTGCCAGCACTCATGCGTGGCCCCTCATCCGCGGCCTCCGGTCACCTGGACGCCCGAGCGGACGACGGCTCATCAAAGAGCGCGTCGGCCGGCACCCACTCAACGCCCGCACGATCGGCGTGCGCGATGAAGGCGTCCAGTAAGCCTGCCAGGCGATCGTCGATCTCCCAGTAATGGGTCGCCAGGCAGAAGTCACCGCCGAACCGCCGCGCCTCCTCGAAGGCAGAGAGCAACTCGTCGAGCGTCGTTCGCGGGACGAGCGGCTGGCAACCGAATTCGGCGTGACGGTTGTAACGCAAGGGCCACGGATAGATCAACCGTTGCTTCCGAGAGCGCCCGGTCCGCACGCGGTGGGCGGTGATGCGGGCGTAGTTCGCCAGCGCGTGCCGGTCGAGCGGCTTCTTGTCTGGCCGGAACGAGTAGAACGAGCCGAGGACATTGAGGCCGGCCCGGTCGATGGCCTGAAGGCCGCGCTTCGACAGCGCGTTGTGCGGCGGCACGAACGTCCGGATGGTGACGCCGAGCAGTGACTCCAGGTAGGTCCGACCGCGCTGGAGCCGTCCGTCCAGGTCCGGTCCGACCTCGAACTCCCAGCCGGTCGGGTAGTTCTTGTGAGAGTAGCCGTGCAAGTTGATGTTGAGACGGCCGGCGGCAGCGCCGTCCTTCAGGAACTGCACCAGGGCGGGATTGTCGGCTAGCGGGAACTCGGCGCCGCCCTCCCAGTGCTCCTGGGGGATCCCCTTCGACCTCGTGCTGGCATGGATGGGCACGACGGCCAACGAGATCGGGATGCGGTCCCAGTAGCGGCCGTAGACGCGCTCCAGGGCGGCCGGCGTGGTGAAGAAGCAGGTGTCGTCGTCGCGGATGGCGGCCCTCAGTGCTTTTCCCCCTGCTTCGTGTGCGCCGACAAGGCGCGCTGGATGGTCGGCGTCGGTTGTACCGGAAGTGTCGTGCCGGCGGCACGAGCGTTCGTTTGAACCCCTCACCCCCGGCCCCTCTCCCTCAAGGGGAGAGGGGAGACACACGAGTCGCAGGTGGACTCCCCCTCTCCCGCGCACAGGGAGAGGAGGTCGGGGGGTGAGGGGGCGTTTGCCGCAGTAATTCGTCAAACGTCATCAACCCCCGACGATGCTGCGCGACGTGCCCATCATGCGATCGCTCTGGCGTGCGGGAGAGGGAAACGGGAGGTGATGGGTTCAATCGAGTGCAGCTTGACCCACTAGTCAGCAGATTCGCCGAAACGTGCTACGTAGTGCCAGACACGCTTGAGCATGTGCTCGTCGTCGACACCCTGGCGGACCGCGTCGCCGATAACCCGTGCATCAAGGTGACCGTCGTGAGCTAGACGAAGCCCCAGCTCTACGACGTGGTGACCACGGTACCGAGGAGCACCGCCGATGGCCTTGTGGCGAACGTTGAGCGCTCCGTATTTCGGGCGAAGAGCGGCCGGTGCGCGATCATACGCCCCTGCGAAGATCCGGCTCTCCCACCGCCACCGCTCTCCCCCAGGATAGGCCGTAAGTCCCCCGTTGCTCGTGCCAGTCTCGAACTGGGATCGATAGCACCCGTCCTGTCTCAGGGCGGTCAGCAGTGGTCGCCCGTCGCGTGACCTTCGATCCGGGTGAAACTGCAGGGTGATGCGTAGCGAAGGGTCGAGCGGTTCTCCGTGTGAGAGCGTGGTCACATGATTGAGCGCACGCTGAATGGGACTGATTTCGCCCATGGTTGAATGAGCTCCACATTCGACGACATCTGCGTGACCAGCCAGAAGGGTATCGCCTCCTGCGAGAAGCGGCACAGGCGCTACACGCCGATGCTCCGCAGGTACGCGCGGGCGGCCCGCACGGCGGTTGCGGGATCGTCGGCGGCGCTCTCAGACTCCTCCTCCGCGACCACCCAGCCGCCGTACCCGGCCGTGCGCAACCTCTCGACCACGGTGGAGATTTCCGCGTCGCCGGCGCCGAGCGGCATGAACGGGCCGCCCCGGGCGCCGGCGTCCTTCAGGTGGATGTGGCCGATGTGCGCGGCATAGCGCTCGACGTAGCGGGCGGGAGATTCATCTCCGCGCACGACGTGGGCGGTATCTGGGCCAAGCTGAAGCAGCCCGGCCGCGAGCGCGTCCGCCAGCCCGTCTGCGAGCCGGTCGTAGTCGGCCTGGACGCGGATCAGCGAGTCCACCGTCGAGGTCGGGTGGATGTGGGCTGACACGCCTCGGCTTGCCGCCCGTTCGGCGGTCAGGCGATACCGCGCGAGCATGCGGTCGAACGCGGCCGAGCGGGCAGGGTCGGCCGCGCTCGGCGGCGGCACGACATCCTCGGGGAAGGCCAGGCCGCCGATCAGCCGCCCGCCGCCGAAGCCGATGCGCGGCGAGGGGAACGCCGCCAGGAAGCGCAGCACCCGCCCGACGAGCGCCTCTTCCTCGGGGATCAGGCTGTCGTCGGTCCAGCCGGAGGTTGGGGACATCGCCACGGCTGCGAGCGCCAGACCGCGCGCGTCGAACGCACGCCGGGCCTTGTCCGGCCGATCCAGCCACGGCCCGAGCATCTGCCAGGTGATCTCGACGCCCTCGTAGCCGGCCGCCGCGATGGCATCCAGCACGGGTTCTAACTGCCCGAGCCAGCGTGTGCCGACCATCTGCCAGGTGTAGGTCTGGCAGGCGACGCGCAGACGGGGCTGCTGCGGGGCTGGCGCTGGCGGCGTGCTGGAGGTGTCCTGGCCCGGCAGGTTGTCCTGGCCCGGCAGGTTGTCCTGGCCCGGCAGGTTGTCCTGGCCCGGCAGGTTGTCCTGGCCCGGCAGGTTGTCCTGGCCCGGCAGGTTGTCCTGGCCCGGCATCAGACGATCTCGGCCGGAGCCGCCGGCCGGCCCGTCTCGAACGACTGGACGGCAGCGCGTACCAGTCTTAGCGCTGCCAGTCCGTCCTCGCCGCTGACTGGGACCGGTCGCCCCTCGGCCAGGGCCGGCAGCAGCGCTGCCAGATGCTCTTCGACGGTCGTCGGGTAGAACTGGAGCAGGCGGGTCTCGTCCCCGAATGGGCGCGGCTCCCAGACCGACGCCAGCCCGTCGTCGTTCGGCGCGAAGCTGAATCGTGACACGACGTTGTCCACCGTCGCCCGCCCGCCGGCGCCCTGAAGCTCGGCGTACTCGATGCCGTGCAGCCGGCTCCCGCGCCACGAGCCGACGACCGTCCCGACGCCGCCGTCGGCGAACCGCAGCGAGATCGCCGCGTCATGGTAGGCGCGCCCGTAGCCGCTCTCGGCCAGCCCGTCGAGCGTGCACGAGACCTCGGCCACCTCGCCGCCGTACCAGCGCGCCAGATCCAGCAGGTGGATCAGCGAGTCGTAGACGAGCTCGTACGGCGTGATGGCGGCACGGCCAGCCTTGAGCGCGACCCGCAGCATGGCGTAGGAGAGACGACCGAGGCGTCCGTCCTGCTGCACTTGCCGTGCCAGGGCGTAGGGCCGCGCGAAGCGGCGGTTGAAGTTGACGGCCAGCGCGCGATTCGCCCGCCGGGCCGCCTCGATCATGGCCGAGGCGTCGGCCGTGGTCTGGGCGATGGGCTTCTCGACGAAGGCGTGGCAACCGGCCGCGAGCGCCGTCAGGGCCGGCTCGCGGTGCGCGAAGTCGGGCGTGACCACGTCCACGAGGTCGAGTTTCTCGTTGGTGAGCATCGCGCCGAGGTCGGTGTACGGGACCGCGCCCACCTCGGCGGCCACGGCATCCGCCCGGCCCGGATCGGCGTCGCAGACGGCCACCAGCTTCGGCATGGCGGCAGGATGCTCGCTCTCCAGCCGGCGCGCCACCACGCGGTAGGCCAGGGCGTGCTGCCGGCCCATGAACCCGCACCCGACCAGCCCGACTCGCAGCATGACTCCCTCCGCACGACCCTGTGCACTGGCCCGTTCAGGGATCGGGGGTGAGGGCGGCCACGGCTCCCGGTCCGGGCCGCCTACAGCGGGACGACGTTCGCCTGCTGGTACCGCTTGAGCGCGTTCGACGTGTCGAGTACCAGCGCCGCCTTCGACACCAGCAGGTCGTAGTCCACCGCCGTGTGCGGCGCGCAGACGATGACCGCGTCCACGTTCGCCAGCGTCTCGGCGGTGATCGGCGTGGACGCCAGCGACATCCCGGCATGGTTCAGGGTTGGGATCAGCGGGTCGTGGTAGCTGACCGTGTAGTTGTCCGCCGCCAGCCGCTTCAGCACTTCGAGCGCCGAGGACTCGCGCAGGTCGGCCACGTCCTTCTTGTAGGTGACGCCGAGCACCATGATCCTGGCCGCCTTGCCGTTGACCTTCCCGCGCTCCCTGAGCAGCCGCGCCGTCTTGTCGATGACGAAGGTCGGCATGTGGTCGTTGATGCGGCCGGCCGCCTCGATCATCGCCGCCATCACGCCGTGCCGCTGGGCGATCGCCTCCAGGTAGAACGGCACAATCGGGATGCAGTGCCCGCCGACGCCCGCGCCCGGGTAGTGCGGCATGAAGGCGAACGGCTTGCTGTTCG
The Chloroflexota bacterium genome window above contains:
- a CDS encoding GDP-mannose 4,6-dehydratase, translated to MPDRTFWTGRRVLVTGPNGFVAAHLIESLVGHGAEVYGYDRAPNGCLDLHPGLREKVNLTLGDLTDQPKIEALLQKNGIQSLIHLAAQSSIAISKGSPIPAFESNVRGTWCVLDAARNYGHIDTIAVASSLTAYGDQDRSPFDESFALNGNDPYAASKACTDIVARCYAASYGMPIAIARTSNIFGPADAHLDHIIPGTLLSLLRGERPVIRSDGSPSKGYLHVSDIVQAYTLLAERAAGMDVRGRAFNIHPDHPISVLALVRLMIEVADRPDLEPVITRQATNHEHVWLANDRAKRILGWEQKVSLKDGLRDTLNWLRDHAGAQLEKAAQVFHG
- a CDS encoding HAD hydrolase family protein — protein: MSPDVRARARKIKLVAMDVDGVLTDAGMYYTESGDELKKFNTRDGMGVALVRQAGLKTAILTRESTEMVRRRGAKMRIDHVFIGITDKLTVMKQLLGELGLTLDEVAYIGDDVNDYELLAHVGLAAAVKDASRLPKSVAHVITEAKGGEGAVRELCEIILEAQQGLTALADH
- a CDS encoding N-acetylneuraminate synthase family protein — translated: MSLSTIEIAGRPVGEAQPCYIIAEAGVNHNGDPALAKKLIDIAADAGADAVKFQKRTVSDILIAAALERPYTVPTSLGATYGEHREKLELSAEVYADLIAHAKTRGITLLASAWDPNSVDFLEALGIPAYKIASADCSNLPLIEYVAKTGKPVLLSTGMSDLAEVDEAVATVRRHNDQLVLFQCTSTYPADNDQLNLRVILTYKARYGCVVGYSGHERGLAPTEAAVAIGANVVERHFTIDRTMIGPDHAASLEPDGLKRLVRNIRNIEKALGSSEKRLLDAEKPVRDRLAKSVVAKQTIPAGTMITADMLTVKGPGSGLRPNTLPYLVGVVAESEIPGDTLVPNEAIKWRRG
- a CDS encoding acylneuraminate cytidylyltransferase family protein, whose product is MSAGTNGTHGGTTTGGRQLTALAVIPARGGSKQVPRKNLKLLGGRPLIQWSIDAAKAATELDRCIVSTDDEEIAEVARSLGADVPFLRPAEYAQDNTPDLPVFQHAVRWLGEHEGYRPDMIVHLRPTLPFREPRQIDDVVRLLRETGADCVKSVYREQHHPHKMWKMHDGRLGPYEDTPLWRQLGPDCPRQILEPAYWSAGLVDVMRTEVVERGSTIGEHTVPYLVNPEPCVDLDTDHDFIIAEAVLGLLRQEGTLCL
- a CDS encoding DUF2334 domain-containing protein, with protein sequence MRGSNERSCRRHDTSGTTDADHPARLVGAHEAGGKALRAAIRDDDTCFFTTPAALERVYGRYWDRIPISLAVVPIHASTRSKGIPQEHWEGGAEFPLADNPALVQFLKDGAAAGRLNINLHGYSHKNYPTGWEFEVGPDLDGRLQRGRTYLESLLGVTIRTFVPPHNALSKRGLQAIDRAGLNVLGSFYSFRPDKKPLDRHALANYARITAHRVRTGRSRKQRLIYPWPLRYNRHAEFGCQPLVPRTTLDELLSAFEEARRFGGDFCLATHYWEIDDRLAGLLDAFIAHADRAGVEWVPADALFDEPSSARASR
- a CDS encoding DUF3626 domain-containing protein — translated: MGEISPIQRALNHVTTLSHGEPLDPSLRITLQFHPDRRSRDGRPLLTALRQDGCYRSQFETGTSNGGLTAYPGGERWRWESRIFAGAYDRAPAALRPKYGALNVRHKAIGGAPRYRGHHVVELGLRLAHDGHLDARVIGDAVRQGVDDEHMLKRVWHYVARFGESAD
- a CDS encoding sugar phosphate isomerase/epimerase; this translates as MLDAIAAAGYEGVEITWQMLGPWLDRPDKARRAFDARGLALAAVAMSPTSGWTDDSLIPEEEALVGRVLRFLAAFPSPRIGFGGGRLIGGLAFPEDVVPPPSAADPARSAAFDRMLARYRLTAERAASRGVSAHIHPTSTVDSLIRVQADYDRLADGLADALAAGLLQLGPDTAHVVRGDESPARYVERYAAHIGHIHLKDAGARGGPFMPLGAGDAEISTVVERLRTAGYGGWVVAEEESESAADDPATAVRAARAYLRSIGV
- a CDS encoding collagen-like protein, with the protein product MCRPSARCRSGRRRADGAAAGLALAACWRCPGPAGCPGPAGCPGPAGCPGPAGCPGPAGCPGPAGCPGPASDDLGRSRRPARLERLDGSAYQS
- a CDS encoding Gfo/Idh/MocA family oxidoreductase, translated to MLRVGLVGCGFMGRQHALAYRVVARRLESEHPAAMPKLVAVCDADPGRADAVAAEVGAVPYTDLGAMLTNEKLDLVDVVTPDFAHREPALTALAAGCHAFVEKPIAQTTADASAMIEAARRANRALAVNFNRRFARPYALARQVQQDGRLGRLSYAMLRVALKAGRAAITPYELVYDSLIHLLDLARWYGGEVAEVSCTLDGLAESGYGRAYHDAAISLRFADGGVGTVVGSWRGSRLHGIEYAELQGAGGRATVDNVVSRFSFAPNDDGLASVWEPRPFGDETRLLQFYPTTVEEHLAALLPALAEGRPVPVSGEDGLAALRLVRAAVQSFETGRPAAPAEIV